The Odocoileus virginianus isolate 20LAN1187 ecotype Illinois chromosome 30, Ovbor_1.2, whole genome shotgun sequence genome window below encodes:
- the RAB42 gene encoding ras-related protein Rab-42, translating into MEAGGCRYQFRIALLGDAAVGKTSLLRCYMRGAPGIPETELQLESAPTVGVEFYTRTVQLQAGPRVKLQLWDTAGQERFRCITRSFYRNVVGVLLVFDVTNRKSFEHIRDWHQEVMATQGPDKAIFLLIGHKSDLQSARCVSTQEAEELAASLGTGFMETSTKSNCNVDLAFDTLANTIQQALWQGDIKLEEDWGGVRLIQNTQSSRLPSRIQHPGPCRC; encoded by the exons ATGGAGGCAGGGGGCTGTCGCTACCAGTTTCGGATCGCGCTGCTGGGAGACGCGGCCGTGGGCAAGACGTCGCTGCTGCGGTGCTACATGAGGGGTGCGCCCGGGATCCCCGAGACCGAGCTACAGCTTGAGTCGGCGCCCACGGTGGGCGTCGAGTTCTATACCCGCACTGTGCAGCTTCAGGCCGGGCCGCGCGTCAAGCTGCAGCTCTGGGATACGGCGGGCCAGGAGCGCTTCAG GTGCATCACCAGGTCCTTTTACCGGAATGTGGTGGGTGTCCTGCTGGTCTTTGATGTGACAAACAGGAAGTCCTTTGAGCACATTCGAGACTGGCATCAGGAGGTCATGGCCACTCAGGGCCCCGACAAGGCGATCTTCCTGCTAATTGGCCACAAGAGTGACCTGCAGAGTGCCCGTTGTGTCTCAACCCAGGAGGCGGAGGAGCTGGCTGCCTCCTTGGGCACGGGCTTTATGGAGACCTCCACCAAAAGTAACTGCAATGTGGACCTGGCCTTCGACACCCTTGCCAACACCATCCAGCAGGCCTTGTGGCAGGGGGACATCAAACTGGAGGAGGACTGGGGGGGTGTGCGTCTCATCCAGAACACCCAGAGCTCCAGACTGCCCAGCAGGATACAGCACCCGGGCCCATGCAGGTGTTGA
- the TAF12 gene encoding transcription initiation factor TFIID subunit 12 isoform X2 — MNQFGPSALINLSNFSSIKPEPASTPPQGSMANSTAVVKIPGTPGTGGRLSPENNQVLTKKKLQDLVREVDPNEQLDEDVEEMLLQIADDFIESVVTAACQLARHRKSSTLEVKDVQLHLERQWNMWIPGFGSEEIRPYKKACTTEAHKQRMALIRKTTKK; from the exons ATGAACCAGTTTGGTCCCTCAGCCCTAATCAACCTGTCCAATTTCTCATCAATAAAACCGGAACCAGCTAGCACCCCTCCACAAGGCTCCATGGCCAATAGCActgcagtggtaaagatcccaggCACTCCTGGGACAGGAGGGCGTCTCAGCCCTGAAAACAATCAG GTATTGACCAAGAAGAAGTTACAGGACTTAGTAAGAGAAGTGGATCCTAATGAGCAATTGGATGAAGATGTGGAGGAG ATGCTGCTGCAGATTGCTGATGATTTTATTGAGAGTGTGGTGACAGCTGCCTGCCAGCTTGCTCGGCATCGCAAGTCCAGCACCCTGGAGGTGAAAGATGTCCAGCTACATCTAG AACGCCAGTGGAACATGTGGATCCCAGGGTTTGGCTCTGAAGAAATCCGACCCTACAAAAAAGCTTGCACCACAGAAGCTCACAAACAG aGAATGGCGTTGATCCGGAAAACAACCAAGAAATAA
- the TAF12 gene encoding transcription initiation factor TFIID subunit 12 isoform X1, with protein MAASHFTGLTAVADVIKDLDTQIALIGLGPHSSKKKQDLDKLYELKSKARQIMNQFGPSALINLSNFSSIKPEPASTPPQGSMANSTAVVKIPGTPGTGGRLSPENNQVLTKKKLQDLVREVDPNEQLDEDVEEMLLQIADDFIESVVTAACQLARHRKSSTLEVKDVQLHLERQWNMWIPGFGSEEIRPYKKACTTEAHKQRMALIRKTTKK; from the exons ATGGCTGCTTCTCATTTCACCGGGCTCACAGCTGTTGCTGATGTAATTAAAGATCTAGACACTCAGATAGCT TTGATTGGCCTTGGTCCTCATAGCTCCAAAAAGAAACAAGATCTCGATAAGCTCTATGAGCTGAAGTCCAAAGCAAGACAGATTATGAACCAGTTTGGTCCCTCAGCCCTAATCAACCTGTCCAATTTCTCATCAATAAAACCGGAACCAGCTAGCACCCCTCCACAAGGCTCCATGGCCAATAGCActgcagtggtaaagatcccaggCACTCCTGGGACAGGAGGGCGTCTCAGCCCTGAAAACAATCAG GTATTGACCAAGAAGAAGTTACAGGACTTAGTAAGAGAAGTGGATCCTAATGAGCAATTGGATGAAGATGTGGAGGAG ATGCTGCTGCAGATTGCTGATGATTTTATTGAGAGTGTGGTGACAGCTGCCTGCCAGCTTGCTCGGCATCGCAAGTCCAGCACCCTGGAGGTGAAAGATGTCCAGCTACATCTAG AACGCCAGTGGAACATGTGGATCCCAGGGTTTGGCTCTGAAGAAATCCGACCCTACAAAAAAGCTTGCACCACAGAAGCTCACAAACAG aGAATGGCGTTGATCCGGAAAACAACCAAGAAATAA